In Kineococcus sp. NBC_00420, a single genomic region encodes these proteins:
- a CDS encoding putative bifunctional diguanylate cyclase/phosphodiesterase, translating into MSRSDNVPSSRPGALASLRRTVLPRGALGVLAVSAIGLFLTVSGPDPAGVRSALALPLSFTALAATWWIVRWRARRATAERSVWRMFSLGCLLYGMGAVVTVVVAIVPRTAPLAEVPAGVCGVLTFPLAYRALVRWSRHGSGVDPDDLLNGCASLLVATAVLGSVLVWTTPQGHAAGGGLLTSLPGLRQVLLVQDSAVIVLVVAALTAAFTGRLYRDVRLWLVTAAYLLAGAGGLAALVGAGVTRPAWSLPVWALGLLALSTAAILPVRFVPTQSSDPVKSTVGSFVVVLAGLGTAVTVVATGAPGILAVVGLAGVLGSSVRLLVNTGELAQLAASREEALTDDLTGIANRRAIVRQLDHTLAHPGTREPGLQVVVFDLDHFKEVNDGLGHSAGDDLLRMVAQRVQPALPAATVLGRLGGDEFAIVSNAGAQGEAVLGALDEAFAEPFHLAGMSVHVDLSVGRAHWPTSDSPGGEGSVDAAMLLRRADTAMYDAKRNDLRCTTYDSARHGETRGLLSMVADLRQGITGGQLRLHYQPQLVATTGELAGVEALVRWQHPVLGLLMPGRFLPLAESHALMDALTREVLEQAVAQQARWHREGLHVRVSVNLAAGTLLDTSLPATVNALLTHHRVPATSLVLEVTETALLREPERSLSVVEGLRALGAQVSIDDFGTGYSSLTQLRQLPVSELKLDRSFTMDLLSDPRAAAIVANTINLAHALQLRVVAEGVEDEATLAALAALACDETQGYLHARPLPADEFDTWLTQRVVGAER; encoded by the coding sequence GTGAGCCGAAGTGACAACGTGCCGTCCTCGCGCCCGGGTGCCCTCGCCTCCCTCCGGAGGACGGTCCTGCCCCGAGGGGCCCTGGGGGTGCTCGCCGTCTCCGCGATCGGGTTGTTCCTCACCGTCTCCGGGCCCGACCCGGCCGGCGTGCGGTCCGCACTGGCGCTCCCGCTGTCCTTCACGGCGTTGGCCGCCACCTGGTGGATCGTGCGGTGGCGGGCCCGCCGGGCCACCGCCGAACGGTCGGTCTGGCGGATGTTCAGCCTCGGCTGCCTCCTCTACGGCATGGGCGCGGTCGTCACCGTCGTCGTCGCGATCGTCCCCCGGACCGCTCCGCTGGCCGAGGTGCCGGCCGGGGTCTGCGGGGTCCTGACCTTCCCGCTGGCCTACCGGGCCCTGGTCCGGTGGAGCCGGCACGGGTCCGGCGTCGACCCCGACGACCTCCTCAACGGGTGCGCGTCGCTCCTCGTCGCGACCGCCGTCCTGGGCAGCGTGCTGGTCTGGACCACACCCCAGGGACACGCCGCGGGAGGGGGGCTGCTCACGTCGCTCCCCGGGCTCCGGCAGGTGCTCCTCGTGCAGGACTCCGCGGTGATCGTCCTGGTGGTGGCCGCGCTGACCGCCGCCTTCACCGGACGGCTCTACCGCGACGTCCGGTTGTGGCTGGTGACCGCCGCGTACCTGCTGGCCGGCGCCGGGGGCCTCGCCGCCCTCGTCGGAGCTGGCGTCACCCGCCCGGCCTGGTCCCTCCCGGTGTGGGCCCTGGGTCTGCTGGCCCTGTCCACGGCGGCGATCCTCCCGGTGCGGTTCGTGCCGACCCAGTCCTCGGACCCGGTGAAGTCCACCGTCGGGTCCTTCGTCGTCGTCCTCGCAGGTCTCGGCACCGCCGTCACGGTCGTCGCCACCGGCGCTCCCGGCATCCTGGCCGTCGTCGGCCTGGCGGGTGTCCTGGGTTCCAGCGTCCGCCTGCTGGTCAACACGGGAGAACTCGCCCAACTGGCCGCGAGCCGGGAGGAGGCCCTGACCGACGACCTGACCGGCATCGCCAACCGCCGCGCGATCGTGCGGCAGCTGGACCACACCCTGGCCCACCCCGGGACCCGTGAGCCGGGCCTCCAGGTGGTGGTCTTCGACCTCGACCACTTCAAGGAGGTCAACGACGGACTGGGCCACAGCGCCGGTGACGACCTGCTGCGCATGGTCGCCCAACGCGTGCAACCCGCCCTCCCGGCGGCGACGGTGCTCGGTCGACTCGGCGGTGACGAGTTCGCCATCGTCAGCAACGCGGGGGCGCAGGGCGAGGCGGTGCTGGGCGCGCTCGACGAGGCCTTCGCAGAACCCTTCCACCTCGCCGGGATGAGCGTGCACGTGGACCTCAGCGTCGGACGGGCGCACTGGCCGACGTCGGACTCCCCCGGTGGCGAGGGATCCGTCGACGCCGCGATGCTGCTGCGCCGGGCCGACACCGCGATGTACGACGCGAAACGGAACGACCTGCGCTGCACCACCTACGACTCCGCCCGCCACGGCGAGACCCGGGGCCTGCTGTCCATGGTGGCCGACCTGCGCCAGGGGATCACCGGAGGACAACTGCGCCTGCACTACCAGCCGCAACTCGTCGCGACGACAGGAGAACTGGCCGGCGTGGAAGCGCTGGTGCGCTGGCAGCACCCGGTCCTGGGCCTGCTGATGCCGGGACGGTTCCTCCCCCTGGCGGAGTCGCACGCGCTGATGGACGCCCTGACCCGCGAGGTGCTCGAGCAGGCCGTGGCCCAGCAGGCCCGCTGGCACCGTGAGGGCCTGCACGTCCGGGTCTCCGTGAACCTCGCCGCGGGAACCCTGCTGGACACCTCCCTCCCCGCGACCGTGAACGCGCTGCTGACCCACCACCGCGTCCCCGCCACCTCACTGGTCCTGGAGGTCACCGAGACGGCGTTGCTGCGCGAGCCGGAACGGAGCCTCTCCGTCGTCGAAGGTCTGCGGGCGCTGGGAGCGCAGGTCAGCATCGACGACTTCGGAACCGGTTACTCCTCCCTGACCCAGCTGCGACAACTGCCCGTCAGCGAACTCAAACTGGACCGGTCCTTCACCATGGACCTGCTCAGCGACCCGCGCGCCGCGGCCATCGTGGCCAACACCATCAACCTGGCGCACGCCCTGCAGCTCCGGGTCGTCGCCGAGGGGGTGGAGGACGAAGCCACCCTCGCAGCGCTCGCGGCGCTCGCCTGCGACGAGACACAGGGCTACCTGCACGCCCGTCCGCTGCCCGCCGACGAGTTCGACACGTGGCTCACGCAGCGGGTCGTCGGCGCCGAACGCTAG
- a CDS encoding GAF domain-containing protein: MFTNPRPQPTRRGKAATIAALTRSATDSAADVEAITEVLRALSTVTSPQEAVRIALDTVRDRFGWAYGSCWTLEADGDRGEGVLRFAQESGDVGAEFREISSVASFAEGEGLPGRAWRARDLVFVADLAQVPDCVRAPAAQRGGVRSGVCFPIVEQGRVVATMDFFTTEELVPSPGRLASLRAVGVLVSGALERAHETVRQEKATQDVDAVSAVVRELTTARDEQTALRTALATIRREFDWQYGSFWRLDESDQRKPVLRFELESGDAGEEFRAVTLSASFARGVGLSGRTWAAQDLVFVEDLGEMTDCVRAPAAQRAGVRSGVCLPVLVGGRVVGTMDFFATRTLVMSSSRESALRNTAFLVGQAMERFAAGTRLHDAGGELLSSIAEVERNVTSAAGVAARGEALATEANDQVAALGRASAEIDEVVRAIQSIAAQTKLLALNASIEAARAGEAGKGFAVVASEVKELSGQTERATDDVATKVATIQDRVAAVVTSLAGIHAAVEEINQTQSLIGGVLTEQETTTRAVLA; this comes from the coding sequence GTGTTCACGAACCCGCGACCGCAGCCGACCCGGAGGGGGAAGGCCGCCACGATCGCGGCGCTGACCCGTTCCGCGACCGACAGCGCTGCCGACGTCGAGGCGATCACCGAGGTGCTGCGCGCCCTCTCGACGGTCACTTCCCCGCAGGAGGCGGTCCGCATCGCGTTGGACACGGTGCGCGACCGGTTCGGCTGGGCCTACGGCTCCTGTTGGACGCTGGAGGCCGACGGTGACCGTGGGGAAGGTGTGCTGCGCTTCGCCCAGGAGTCCGGCGACGTCGGCGCGGAGTTCCGGGAGATCTCCTCGGTGGCGTCCTTCGCCGAGGGCGAGGGGTTGCCGGGGAGGGCGTGGCGTGCCCGCGACCTGGTCTTCGTGGCGGACCTGGCGCAGGTTCCCGACTGCGTCCGCGCCCCGGCCGCGCAACGAGGCGGGGTGAGGTCCGGGGTGTGCTTCCCGATCGTCGAGCAGGGCCGCGTGGTGGCCACCATGGACTTCTTCACCACCGAGGAGCTGGTCCCGTCACCGGGCCGGCTGGCCTCGTTGCGGGCGGTCGGTGTCCTGGTCTCCGGTGCTCTCGAACGTGCCCACGAGACGGTGCGGCAGGAAAAGGCGACCCAGGACGTCGACGCGGTCTCCGCCGTCGTCCGCGAGCTGACGACGGCTCGCGACGAGCAGACGGCGCTGCGCACCGCCCTGGCGACGATCCGGCGCGAGTTCGACTGGCAGTACGGGTCCTTCTGGCGCCTGGACGAGTCCGATCAGCGGAAACCGGTCCTGCGGTTCGAGCTGGAGTCCGGCGACGCCGGGGAGGAGTTCCGCGCGGTGACCCTGTCCGCGTCCTTCGCCCGGGGCGTCGGCTTGTCGGGCCGGACCTGGGCCGCGCAGGACCTGGTCTTCGTCGAGGACCTGGGTGAGATGACCGACTGCGTCCGCGCCCCGGCCGCGCAACGTGCCGGGGTGAGGTCGGGGGTGTGCCTGCCCGTCCTCGTCGGGGGTCGCGTGGTCGGGACCATGGACTTCTTCGCCACCCGCACCCTCGTCATGTCCTCGAGCCGGGAGAGCGCCCTGCGCAACACCGCGTTCCTGGTCGGTCAGGCGATGGAGCGCTTCGCCGCCGGCACCCGGTTGCACGACGCGGGTGGGGAGCTGCTGTCCTCGATCGCGGAGGTGGAGCGCAACGTCACCTCCGCCGCGGGGGTCGCCGCCCGGGGGGAGGCGCTGGCCACGGAGGCCAACGACCAGGTCGCGGCGTTGGGGCGGGCCAGCGCGGAGATCGACGAGGTGGTGCGGGCGATCCAGTCGATCGCCGCCCAGACGAAGCTGCTGGCCCTGAACGCCTCGATCGAGGCGGCCCGAGCTGGGGAGGCCGGCAAGGGTTTCGCCGTCGTGGCGAGCGAGGTGAAGGAACTCTCCGGCCAGACCGAGCGCGCCACCGACGACGTGGCGACGAAGGTCGCCACCATCCAGGACCGGGTCGCGGCCGTGGTCACCTCGTTGGCCGGCATCCACGCCGCGGTGGAGGAGATCAACCAGACCCAGTCCCTCATCGGTGGCGTCCTCACCGAGCAGGAAACGACCACCCGCGCCGTCCTGGCCTGA
- a CDS encoding phosphatase PAP2 family protein has product MSTTRWAVVVSEVLAPWVLAAVMPVLIAAATTTPLWRGVLTGLLVTLVCAVVPYAVVAVGVRRGRYEDHHVRNREDRPKLMAMVAGLTVLTAGLLVLIDASPASLVLLGLMTSCALVGFAVSRFWKISLHAMVATASAVVVVGFFPVWFPVLLAVPLVALARVRVQAHSPAQVVAGTGVGAVLATVAVVLATR; this is encoded by the coding sequence ATGAGCACGACGCGCTGGGCCGTGGTCGTCAGCGAGGTCCTCGCGCCCTGGGTCCTGGCCGCGGTCATGCCCGTCCTCATCGCCGCCGCCACGACCACCCCGCTCTGGCGCGGGGTCCTCACGGGACTCCTCGTCACCCTGGTCTGCGCGGTCGTGCCCTACGCCGTCGTCGCGGTCGGGGTCCGTCGCGGACGCTACGAGGACCACCACGTCCGCAACCGCGAGGACCGACCGAAGCTCATGGCGATGGTGGCCGGCCTGACCGTCCTCACCGCCGGGCTGCTCGTCCTGATCGACGCCTCCCCGGCCTCGCTCGTCCTCCTGGGCCTGATGACGTCCTGCGCCCTCGTGGGTTTCGCCGTGTCCAGGTTCTGGAAGATCTCGCTGCACGCGATGGTCGCGACGGCCTCCGCCGTCGTGGTCGTCGGCTTCTTCCCCGTGTGGTTCCCCGTCCTCCTCGCCGTCCCGCTCGTCGCCCTGGCCCGGGTGCGCGTCCAGGCCCACTCCCCCGCCCAGGTCGTCGCCGGTACCGGCGTCGGCGCGGTCCTCGCTACCGTGGCCGTCGTCCTCGCGACGCGCTGA
- a CDS encoding LacI family DNA-binding transcriptional regulator, which produces MPPPGSEESAPVPGAAPASRRRRPSMADVATVAGVSAQTVSRVSNGRENVDPQTRERVREAMAALGYRANSAARSLATGSFRSIGVIASTLTTFGAQQALDGVADEARRLGYDVMLMPLKAPSPEEISGAADVMSGRHNVDAIVVCVESGVVESLFGGLHVDVPIVVTDGGARHPRFTTVDSDPEPGLRAALTHLISGGHTRIWHAGGPPDSHSAIHRRQIWEQVLREHGLPAQTCLLTNWSSESGHAAGLLVGAATPRPTAVVCANDQTALGLIRALTDLGVRVPDDVSVVGFDDVEAARFSVPRLSTVRHDIQEVGRRAVRTLIQELSPGTEVGPLGLVPSVFVDRESTAPLTGPNL; this is translated from the coding sequence GTGCCCCCGCCCGGATCCGAGGAGAGTGCCCCCGTGCCGGGCGCAGCGCCCGCGAGCCGCCGCCGCCGACCGAGCATGGCCGACGTCGCCACTGTGGCCGGGGTGTCGGCCCAGACGGTGTCGCGGGTCTCCAACGGCCGCGAGAACGTCGACCCCCAGACGCGGGAGAGGGTGCGCGAGGCCATGGCCGCCCTCGGCTACCGCGCCAACTCCGCCGCCCGGTCCCTCGCGACCGGATCCTTCCGCAGCATCGGAGTCATCGCTTCGACGTTGACCACGTTCGGGGCGCAGCAGGCCCTGGACGGGGTGGCCGACGAGGCCCGCCGGTTGGGGTACGACGTGATGCTGATGCCGCTGAAGGCACCGTCGCCCGAGGAGATCAGCGGAGCGGCCGACGTCATGTCGGGCCGCCACAACGTCGACGCCATCGTGGTCTGCGTCGAGTCCGGGGTGGTGGAGTCCCTCTTCGGCGGGCTCCACGTCGACGTCCCGATCGTCGTGACGGACGGCGGCGCCCGACATCCCCGCTTCACCACGGTCGACAGCGATCCCGAGCCCGGACTCCGAGCAGCCCTGACCCACCTGATCTCCGGCGGGCACACCCGCATCTGGCACGCCGGCGGACCACCGGACTCCCACAGTGCGATCCACCGCCGCCAGATCTGGGAACAGGTGCTGCGCGAGCACGGACTCCCGGCGCAGACCTGCCTCCTGACGAACTGGTCCAGCGAGTCCGGTCACGCCGCAGGACTCCTCGTGGGCGCGGCGACTCCCCGACCGACCGCGGTGGTGTGCGCCAACGACCAGACCGCCCTGGGGCTGATCCGGGCCCTGACCGACCTGGGGGTGCGGGTACCCGACGACGTCAGCGTGGTCGGCTTCGACGACGTCGAAGCCGCACGGTTCTCGGTACCCCGGCTGAGCACCGTCCGTCACGACATCCAGGAGGTCGGCCGCCGGGCGGTCAGGACCCTCATCCAAGAACTGTCCCCGGGGACCGAGGTCGGTCCGCTCGGGCTGGTCCCCTCGGTGTTCGTCGACCGCGAGAGCACCGCGCCGCTGACCGGTCCGAACCTCTGA
- a CDS encoding TerD family protein — MEDLSLPRGANRTLPTEARRLRVVVSWRETDHEADVDASALLLTGARRVRSDADFVFYNQPASGDGAVRHTGRAQSEDTVEERLSIDLDELSGEVEVIAIAASRSTGTFGELSGLRLLLLDAANTILTVCDIDDAGNETAFVFAEVYRRSGTWKIRTVAQGWDSGLAGLAQDFGVSVSDEPDEDEPDEETGHRPAPPSSPAVEGEGADGTTDRTESAAIPPQAPGDDLVEVVDEVDRVVSGLEAEPSQVPPAAPGEEEVAGLRLPEVSAPVVATVTVRVGEDRQPSIAVETPAPVVGTVPRRPQPSRKGVQTRKVATVAARPPALRLAGADTWQPARVFSIYGVGSAGEQEKRATSAVLATMMGVRSFARAVVSHFGAPGGAVEAYLEVPFDLGETRVYPDGVLRVARAGKTWTGLVEVKTGDGQLRRDQVENYLDVARAQGFDAVITLSNDIPPAAGEHPVEVDKRKLRKVALHHISWAEVLHEAQMALIHRGVADPLQAWLLHELIRYLQHPRSGASGFEDMGSAWVGVREAVSAGTLRTGDRKVPAVAEAWIRLVRQLRLRLTAELGVTVTHVLPRKVATDPVARIAATTARLVSSGELEATVRVPGAAGPLTVVADLRTSQVRTSVRVQAPQEGGAQRRVAWLLRQLKDAPDDVLVDVSFAARSGSTCERLGDVRDKPAALLPERDVEVAAFTLSRTSAMGTKRSGVKNAFIPSVTDGLENFYTTVVQPLRAWVPPAPKLPDDGPVVSSGPEIGEAVDGSDSGVELEANGDD, encoded by the coding sequence GTGGAAGACCTGTCACTGCCCCGCGGAGCCAACCGCACCCTGCCCACCGAGGCACGTCGCCTGCGGGTAGTGGTCAGCTGGCGCGAAACCGATCACGAAGCCGACGTCGACGCATCGGCCCTCCTGCTCACCGGCGCGCGGCGCGTGCGTTCGGATGCCGACTTCGTCTTCTACAACCAACCTGCGTCCGGCGACGGGGCAGTCCGTCACACCGGCCGGGCGCAGTCCGAGGACACCGTCGAGGAACGACTCTCCATCGACCTGGACGAGCTCAGCGGCGAGGTGGAAGTCATCGCGATCGCCGCCAGTCGCTCCACCGGCACCTTCGGAGAACTCTCCGGGCTGCGCCTGCTCCTCCTCGATGCGGCGAACACCATCCTCACCGTGTGCGACATCGACGACGCCGGCAACGAAACCGCGTTCGTGTTCGCCGAGGTCTACCGCCGCTCGGGCACCTGGAAGATCCGCACGGTGGCCCAGGGCTGGGACAGCGGGCTGGCAGGACTGGCGCAGGACTTCGGCGTCTCCGTCAGCGATGAGCCCGACGAGGACGAGCCCGACGAGGAGACAGGGCATCGACCGGCCCCGCCTTCCTCGCCTGCTGTCGAAGGCGAAGGGGCCGACGGTACGACCGACAGGACCGAGAGTGCCGCGATCCCACCCCAGGCCCCGGGTGACGACCTGGTCGAGGTCGTCGACGAGGTCGACCGTGTCGTCTCAGGTCTCGAAGCAGAGCCTTCCCAGGTGCCCCCGGCCGCCCCGGGCGAGGAAGAGGTGGCAGGGCTCCGACTCCCTGAGGTGTCAGCCCCCGTCGTCGCGACCGTGACGGTGCGCGTCGGTGAGGACCGGCAACCGTCGATCGCCGTCGAGACGCCTGCACCAGTCGTCGGCACGGTTCCCCGCCGGCCGCAGCCCTCCCGCAAGGGAGTGCAGACCCGCAAGGTCGCGACGGTAGCCGCCAGGCCGCCCGCGTTGCGCCTGGCTGGAGCCGACACCTGGCAACCGGCTCGCGTGTTCTCCATCTACGGCGTCGGCAGCGCCGGGGAGCAGGAGAAGCGCGCCACCTCCGCGGTGCTGGCCACGATGATGGGTGTGCGGTCCTTCGCCCGTGCGGTCGTCTCCCACTTCGGAGCTCCCGGCGGCGCAGTCGAGGCGTACCTGGAGGTTCCCTTCGACCTCGGCGAAACGCGCGTCTACCCAGACGGGGTCTTGCGCGTGGCCCGTGCCGGTAAGACCTGGACGGGCCTCGTCGAAGTCAAGACCGGTGATGGACAACTGCGCCGGGACCAGGTCGAGAACTACCTCGACGTGGCCCGCGCGCAAGGATTCGATGCCGTCATCACCCTCTCCAACGACATCCCCCCAGCCGCGGGCGAACACCCGGTCGAGGTCGACAAGCGCAAACTGCGCAAGGTCGCCCTGCACCACATCTCCTGGGCCGAAGTGCTGCACGAGGCGCAGATGGCACTGATCCACCGGGGCGTGGCGGATCCCTTGCAGGCCTGGCTGCTGCACGAACTGATCCGCTACCTTCAGCACCCGCGATCCGGTGCGTCCGGCTTCGAGGACATGGGCTCGGCATGGGTCGGGGTCCGAGAAGCGGTTTCGGCGGGAACCCTGCGCACCGGTGATCGCAAGGTGCCTGCAGTGGCAGAGGCCTGGATCAGGCTGGTGCGTCAACTGCGGTTGCGACTGACCGCGGAACTGGGAGTGACAGTCACCCACGTGCTGCCGCGCAAGGTCGCCACCGATCCCGTCGCTCGGATCGCTGCGACGACTGCTCGGCTGGTCAGCTCCGGCGAGCTGGAGGCCACGGTCCGGGTGCCGGGTGCTGCGGGACCTCTGACCGTGGTGGCCGACCTGCGGACGAGTCAGGTGCGCACCAGTGTGCGCGTGCAGGCACCTCAGGAGGGTGGAGCGCAGCGTCGTGTCGCCTGGCTGCTGCGGCAGCTCAAAGACGCTCCCGATGACGTCCTGGTGGATGTCAGTTTCGCTGCGCGCAGCGGTTCCACCTGCGAACGCCTGGGTGACGTGCGGGACAAACCCGCTGCCCTCCTCCCTGAACGTGACGTCGAGGTGGCCGCATTCACCCTGTCGCGCACGAGTGCCATGGGCACGAAACGATCGGGAGTCAAGAACGCGTTCATCCCCTCGGTCACCGACGGGTTGGAGAACTTCTACACCACGGTGGTGCAGCCGCTGCGCGCGTGGGTCCCTCCAGCGCCGAAGTTGCCCGACGACGGACCCGTCGTTTCGTCCGGCCCTGAGATCGGGGAAGCCGTCGACGGATCGGACAGTGGTGTCGAACTCGAAGCGAACGGTGATGACTGA
- the orn gene encoding oligoribonuclease: MSNDKVTERIVWIDCEMTGLSLTEDALVEVAVLVTDADLNVLGDGVDVVIKPPAETLVDMDKVVVDMHTSSGLLDEIPHGKTLAEAEQIVLEYVRKWVPEPRKAPLAGSSVHTDRAFLARDMLQLTDHLHYRLIDVSSLKELAKRWFPRVYFNTPSKHGGHRALADIRESIQELKYYREVLFVADPGPDSETAKAAGAKFELKPQA, from the coding sequence GTGAGCAACGACAAGGTCACCGAGCGCATCGTCTGGATCGACTGCGAGATGACCGGGCTGAGCCTGACCGAGGACGCACTCGTCGAGGTGGCCGTGCTGGTCACCGACGCCGACCTCAACGTCCTCGGCGACGGCGTCGACGTGGTCATCAAGCCCCCCGCGGAGACGCTGGTCGACATGGACAAGGTCGTCGTCGACATGCACACCTCCTCCGGGCTGCTCGACGAGATCCCCCACGGCAAGACGCTGGCGGAGGCCGAGCAGATCGTCCTGGAGTACGTGCGGAAGTGGGTCCCCGAGCCCCGCAAGGCGCCGCTGGCCGGCAGTTCGGTCCACACCGACCGCGCGTTCCTGGCCCGCGACATGCTGCAGCTGACGGACCACCTGCACTACCGGCTGATCGACGTGTCCTCGCTCAAGGAACTCGCCAAGCGCTGGTTCCCGCGGGTGTACTTCAACACCCCGAGCAAGCACGGCGGTCACCGGGCGCTCGCGGACATCCGCGAGAGCATCCAGGAGCTGAAGTACTACCGCGAGGTGCTGTTCGTGGCGGACCCCGGCCCGGACTCCGAGACGGCGAAGGCCGCGGGCGCGAAGTTCGAGCTCAAACCCCAGGCCTGA
- a CDS encoding PrsW family intramembrane metalloprotease, which yields MSAPRVRASALLPLSVLVLVVCGLLSLTAVTMEVGLRGVLPGLALAAVPVGPVLATVLWLDRHEAEPPHLLAFAFGWGACVASLGALVLNTGVSRLLDRSVGDVTNTSVFVAPVVEETLKGLGVLLLLLKQRRQFDGVVDGIVYAAFVGVGFAYLENVLYLGRALGDDQPASLVVVFVLRCLVSPFAHPLFTMAVGVGLGVAARHRRASYRVGAPLLGLLVAAVLHALWNASAGSGTANFIEVFLLLQVPVFAAAVAVALAARVREARLIGRHLQVYVRTGWLGEAEVAMLASGTGRRRARSVASGAGGRDAVRAVRDFQETATELAFRRDRMRRGTSASSPEEELELLERLAVQRTAVLGLLP from the coding sequence ATGTCGGCGCCGCGCGTCCGCGCGTCCGCGCTGCTCCCGTTGAGCGTCCTCGTGCTCGTGGTCTGCGGGCTGCTCAGCCTCACCGCGGTGACCATGGAGGTCGGCCTCCGGGGGGTGCTGCCGGGGCTGGCGCTGGCCGCCGTCCCGGTCGGCCCGGTGCTCGCGACCGTCCTCTGGCTGGACCGGCACGAGGCCGAACCCCCGCACCTGCTCGCCTTCGCGTTCGGCTGGGGCGCCTGCGTCGCGAGCCTGGGCGCGCTCGTCCTGAACACCGGGGTCTCGCGGTTGCTGGACCGCTCGGTGGGGGACGTGACGAACACCTCCGTCTTCGTCGCACCGGTCGTCGAGGAGACGCTCAAGGGGCTCGGGGTCCTGCTGCTCCTGCTCAAGCAGCGCCGGCAGTTCGACGGGGTCGTGGACGGGATCGTCTACGCGGCGTTCGTCGGGGTCGGGTTCGCCTACCTGGAGAACGTCCTCTACCTCGGCCGCGCCCTGGGGGACGACCAGCCGGCGTCGCTGGTGGTGGTGTTCGTGCTGCGCTGCCTGGTGTCGCCCTTCGCGCACCCGCTGTTCACGATGGCCGTGGGGGTCGGGTTGGGGGTCGCGGCCCGCCACCGCCGGGCCTCGTACCGCGTCGGGGCGCCGCTGCTGGGGCTGCTGGTGGCCGCCGTGCTGCACGCGCTGTGGAACGCCAGCGCGGGGTCGGGCACGGCGAACTTCATCGAGGTCTTCCTGCTGCTGCAGGTCCCCGTGTTCGCCGCGGCCGTGGCGGTGGCGCTCGCGGCCCGGGTGCGCGAGGCGCGGCTCATCGGTCGCCACCTGCAGGTCTACGTCCGGACGGGGTGGCTGGGGGAGGCGGAGGTCGCGATGCTCGCCTCCGGTACCGGGCGGCGGCGGGCGCGCTCCGTGGCCTCCGGCGCCGGGGGGCGTGACGCGGTGCGGGCCGTGCGCGACTTCCAGGAGACGGCGACGGAACTGGCCTTCCGGCGCGACCGGATGCGGCGGGGGACGAGCGCGTCGAGCCCGGAGGAGGAGCTGGAACTGCTCGAGCGGCTCGCGGTGCAGCGGACGGCGGTGCTGGGGCTGCTGCCGTAG